One Eptesicus fuscus isolate TK198812 chromosome 11, DD_ASM_mEF_20220401, whole genome shotgun sequence genomic region harbors:
- the LOC103290603 gene encoding cytochrome P450 20A1 isoform X2: protein MLGFAMKSVTQMVMGRTFEDDQEVIRFQKDHGTVWSEIGKGFLDGSLDKSTTRKKQYEDALMQLESILKKIIKERKGKNISQCIFIDSLVQGNLNDQQILEDSMIFSLASCIITAKLCTWAICFLTTSEEVQKKLYEEIDQVFGKGPITPEKIEQLRYCRQVLCETVRTAKLTPVSARLQDIEGKIDKFIIPRETLVLYALGVVLQDPSTWPSPYKFDPDRFNDESVMKTFSLLGFSGTQECPELRFAYMVTTVLLSVLVRRLHLLPVEGQVIETKYELVTSFKEEAWITVSKR from the exons ATGCTTGGTTTTGCTATGAAGTCTGTCACACAGATGGTGATGGGTCGTACATTTGAAGATGACCAGGAAGTCATTCGCTTCCAGAAGGATCATGGCACA GTTTGGTCTGAGATCGGAAAAGGCTTTCTAGATGGATCACTTGATAAAAGTACAACTCGGAAAAAACAATATGAAGATG CCCTTATGCAACtggaatctattttgaagaaaatcataaaagaacgaaaaggaaagaacattagtcaatgtattttcattgactCCTTAGTACAGGGAAACCTTAATGACCAACAG atCCTAGAAGACAGTATGATATTTTCTCTGGCAAGTTGCATAATAACTGCAAAAT TGTGCACCTGGGCAATCTGTTTTTTAACCACCTCTGAAGAAGTGCAGAAAAAACTATATGAAGAGATAGACCAAGTTTTTGGAAAGGGTCCTATTACTCCAGAGAAAATTGAGCAGCTCAG atATTGTCGACAAGTGCTTTGTGAGACTGTTCGGACTGCCAAACTGACCCCAGTTTCTGCCCGGCTTCAAGATATTGAAGGAAAGATCGACAAATTCATTATTCCTAGAGAG aCCCTTGTTCTTTATGCCCTTGGTGTAGTACTTCAAGATCCCAGTACTTGGCCATCACCATACAA GTTTGATCCAGACCGGTTTAATGATGAATCAGTAATGAAAACTTTCTCCTTGCTTGGATTCTCAGGCACACAGGAATGCCCAGAGTTAAG GTTTGCGTATATGGTGACCACAGTCCTTCTGAGTGTATTGGTGAGGAGactgcacctgctgcctgtgGAGGGTCAAGTTATTGAAACTAAATACGAACTGGTAACATCCTTCAAGGAAGAAGCTTGGATCACTGTCTCAAAGAGATAG